The following proteins are co-located in the Gloeocapsa sp. PCC 73106 genome:
- a CDS encoding Uma2 family endonuclease translates to MTTLAIPKGFKVTPQQFEQLVFSNPRLRLELTAQGELIIMSPTGGTAGRKNFEINGQLRNWTKQDGTGVGFDSSTEFILPNGARRSPDAAWIELERWNRLTPEQQDGFPPLAPDFIIELVSPSDLKNQRYQDLQEKMREYISNGVKLGWLIEPQQKIVEIYRLEKAVETFYCKKTLSGENILPGFILDLESIW, encoded by the coding sequence ATGACAACCTTAGCAATTCCCAAAGGATTTAAAGTAACCCCACAACAGTTTGAGCAACTTGTTTTCTCAAACCCTAGGTTGCGTCTGGAGTTAACAGCCCAAGGAGAGTTAATTATTATGTCACCCACCGGGGGAACTGCAGGGAGAAAAAACTTTGAAATCAATGGGCAATTGAGAAATTGGACCAAACAAGACGGAACAGGAGTAGGGTTTGACTCTTCTACTGAATTTATTCTACCTAATGGTGCTAGACGTTCTCCCGATGCCGCTTGGATTGAATTAGAGCGTTGGAATCGTCTAACCCCTGAGCAACAAGACGGATTTCCTCCCCTAGCGCCTGATTTTATCATTGAGTTGGTCAGTCCCAGTGATTTAAAAAATCAAAGATACCAGGACTTGCAGGAAAAAATGAGGGAGTATATTAGTAATGGGGTTAAATTAGGATGGCTAATCGAACCGCAACAAAAAATTGTAGAAATCTATCGTCTAGAAAAAGCAGTTGAGACTTTTTACTGTAAAAAAACTCTAAGCGGCGAAAATATCTTACCTGGTTTTATATTGGATCTAGAGTCAATTTGGTGA
- a CDS encoding photosystem II manganese-stabilizing polypeptide produces the protein MRYRALITTILAICFGLISACSSDAPETTVFNREGLTYDQIVNTGLANKCPQLAETARGSLPIASNDTFVFEELCMEPQEYAVKEEASGNKRKAAEFIAAKALTRYTSSLEQINGKIKVGDNGVLTLIEESGIDFQPVTVQLPGGEQVPFLFTVKQLVATTEPGFTSINTSTNFKGEFNVPSYRGNVFLDPKGRGVASGYENAVALPSQADSEKFIGSNIKQLDKGKGEISLAITKVDNQTGEVAGIFESVQPSDTDLGAQEPLEVKIRGTFYARVRTADA, from the coding sequence ATGAGATACCGTGCTTTGATTACAACTATACTTGCGATATGTTTTGGGCTGATTTCTGCCTGTTCCTCCGACGCACCCGAGACTACCGTCTTCAACCGTGAAGGTTTGACCTATGATCAAATTGTGAACACCGGGTTAGCCAATAAATGTCCTCAACTTGCAGAGACCGCCCGAGGTTCTTTGCCCATAGCATCTAATGACACATTTGTCTTTGAGGAACTGTGTATGGAACCTCAAGAATACGCAGTTAAAGAAGAAGCCTCAGGTAATAAGCGAAAAGCAGCTGAATTTATCGCGGCTAAAGCCTTAACTCGCTACACTTCCAGCTTAGAACAAATCAACGGTAAGATCAAAGTTGGAGATAATGGCGTTTTAACTCTCATCGAAGAAAGTGGTATCGATTTCCAACCCGTTACCGTTCAACTTCCAGGTGGTGAACAAGTTCCTTTTTTATTCACCGTTAAACAGCTAGTAGCCACAACCGAGCCCGGGTTTACCAGTATTAACACCTCCACTAATTTTAAAGGCGAGTTTAACGTTCCCTCCTATCGTGGTAATGTTTTTCTCGATCCTAAAGGTCGTGGTGTTGCCAGTGGTTACGAAAATGCCGTAGCTCTTCCTTCTCAAGCCGATAGTGAAAAATTTATCGGTTCTAACATCAAACAATTAGACAAAGGTAAAGGAGAAATTTCTCTAGCAATTACCAAAGTCGATAACCAAACCGGAGAAGTCGCGGGAATCTTCGAAAGTGTACAGCCTTCTGATACCGATTTAGGTGCTCAAGAACCCTTAGAAGTCAAAATACGCGGCACTTTTTATGCTCGCGTTAGAACAGCAGACGCTTAA
- a CDS encoding ABC transporter ATP-binding protein, giving the protein MSELSLDVRELEIKFSNEGKETVAVEKLSFQLKRGKTLGIVGESGSGKSVTSLAVMGLIPNPGRITKGEIWLDLGDSLGRVNLLALSESQKRDYRGGKIGMIFQEPMSALNPVYNIGFQIAEGIQLHQKVSNQEARRRVCALLQEVKLLGSDQELTEQYCKNFQATPSDRQISQYINQQKQNLLKRYPHELSGGQLQRVMIALGISCHPHILIADEPTTALDVTVQATILNLIKDISRARGMSVIFISHDLGVIATMADEVAVMYRGKIVELGEISQILNQPKHPYTKGLLACRPRLEQKWQYLPTVADFMTVTTTETGEIVIKAKQTAPPQIVTEQEQRERLTKILEHEPLLKVRDLCVGFPQRGMFGNKQSYIMAVNNVSFELYPGETLGLVGESGCGKSTLARTILRLIPSLQGEISFWGENIATWGLGDRRLRNLRRQMQIVFQNPYSSLNPRLTIGKAINEPMIIHGLGGNKAKRTQRVAYLLERVGINPSLSNRYPHEFSGGQRQRVCIARALAINPQLIICDESVSSLDVSVQAQVLNLLKELQEEFGLTYLFISHDLSVVKFISDRIMVMNQGKIEEIGSAEAIYRSPTQAYTRQLIDSIPTGGLS; this is encoded by the coding sequence ATGAGTGAACTTAGTTTAGACGTACGTGAATTAGAAATCAAATTTAGCAATGAAGGAAAAGAAACCGTAGCGGTTGAGAAACTAAGTTTTCAACTCAAACGAGGAAAAACGCTAGGAATCGTCGGAGAATCAGGATCAGGGAAATCGGTAACCTCTTTAGCAGTGATGGGATTAATTCCCAATCCAGGAAGAATTACTAAGGGAGAAATTTGGCTTGATTTGGGGGATTCACTAGGGAGGGTAAATCTATTAGCGTTGAGTGAGTCACAAAAGCGAGATTATCGAGGAGGGAAGATTGGGATGATCTTTCAAGAGCCGATGAGCGCGCTTAACCCAGTGTATAATATCGGTTTTCAAATCGCTGAAGGGATTCAATTACATCAAAAAGTTAGTAATCAAGAAGCTAGACGTCGAGTCTGCGCCCTACTGCAAGAAGTAAAATTATTAGGAAGCGATCAGGAATTAACAGAGCAATACTGTAAAAACTTTCAAGCTACTCCAAGCGATCGCCAAATAAGTCAGTATATCAATCAACAGAAACAAAATCTCCTGAAACGCTATCCTCACGAACTTTCAGGAGGACAACTACAACGGGTGATGATCGCGCTTGGCATTTCCTGTCATCCGCATATTTTAATCGCAGATGAGCCTACTACCGCTTTAGATGTAACAGTACAAGCAACTATTCTTAACTTAATTAAGGATATCTCTCGTGCTCGCGGTATGTCAGTAATTTTTATATCCCACGATTTGGGTGTTATTGCTACTATGGCTGACGAAGTCGCGGTGATGTATCGGGGTAAAATAGTGGAGTTGGGTGAAATCAGCCAAATATTAAACCAGCCCAAACATCCCTATACTAAAGGGTTATTAGCTTGTCGTCCACGTTTAGAGCAAAAATGGCAGTATTTACCCACCGTAGCTGATTTTATGACGGTGACGACCACGGAAACGGGAGAAATAGTGATCAAAGCCAAACAAACAGCGCCACCCCAAATAGTTACAGAGCAAGAACAAAGAGAACGTTTAACTAAAATATTAGAGCATGAACCTTTATTGAAAGTACGAGATTTGTGCGTGGGTTTTCCTCAGCGTGGAATGTTTGGTAATAAACAAAGTTATATCATGGCGGTAAATAACGTCAGTTTTGAGTTATATCCAGGAGAAACCCTAGGATTGGTGGGAGAATCTGGATGTGGTAAATCGACTCTCGCTCGGACTATTCTACGCTTGATTCCCTCTCTACAGGGTGAAATTAGCTTTTGGGGAGAGAATATTGCAACTTGGGGATTGGGCGATCGCCGTTTACGGAACTTACGTCGTCAAATGCAGATTGTGTTTCAAAATCCCTATAGTTCCCTCAATCCCCGTCTGACTATCGGTAAAGCGATTAATGAACCGATGATTATTCACGGATTAGGAGGAAATAAAGCTAAACGTACCCAAAGAGTGGCTTATCTGTTGGAAAGGGTGGGTATAAATCCAAGCTTAAGTAACCGTTATCCCCATGAATTTTCCGGGGGACAACGTCAAAGAGTCTGTATTGCAAGAGCTTTAGCGATTAACCCCCAGTTAATTATCTGTGATGAGTCTGTGTCATCTTTAGACGTTTCTGTGCAAGCGCAAGTGTTAAATTTACTCAAAGAGTTACAAGAAGAGTTTGGTTTAACTTATCTGTTTATTTCCCATGACTTGAGCGTGGTTAAATTTATAAGCGATCGCATCATGGTCATGAATCAAGGTAAAATCGAAGAAATTGGTAGCGCTGAAGCAATTTATCGCTCTCCCACCCAAGCATATACCCGTCAGTTGATCGACTCGATTCCCACGGGAGGACTATCTTGA
- the phaC gene encoding class III poly(R)-hydroxyalkanoic acid synthase subunit PhaC, whose product MLPFWTQISIEDTTCEYIELTKKLLKGIQNLRELRESDIEIGITPKEVIYQEDKMLLYRFKPMVENPLTIPLLIVYALVNRPFMVDLQENRSLVANLLKLGLDIYLIDWGYPTRADRWMNLDDYINGYINNCVEVVRKRHGLEKINLLGICQGGAFSLCYSAIYPEKVKNLIVMVTPVDFHIPNAFLNIRGGCSLGKDALDVDLMVDALGNIPGDWLNWEFLMLKPYQLGIQKYVDFFNIMENKEQMLNFLRMEKWIFDSPEQVGEAYRQFLKDFYQENKLIHNEIQIGDKRVDLGQILMPVLNLYAEKDHLVPPLSSLALEKYVGTQDYTTQSFPVGHIGMYVSSKVQRDLPQIIVNWIKARSLN is encoded by the coding sequence ATGCTTCCCTTTTGGACTCAGATAAGTATTGAAGATACTACCTGTGAGTATATTGAGCTAACTAAAAAATTACTTAAAGGTATTCAAAATTTAAGGGAGTTGAGAGAAAGTGACATTGAAATTGGTATAACTCCTAAAGAAGTAATTTACCAAGAGGACAAAATGTTACTCTATCGCTTTAAGCCAATGGTAGAAAACCCTCTAACTATTCCCTTATTGATTGTCTACGCTTTGGTCAATCGTCCTTTTATGGTTGATCTACAGGAAAATCGTTCCTTAGTGGCTAATTTACTCAAATTAGGATTAGATATTTATTTAATTGATTGGGGTTATCCTACTCGCGCCGATCGCTGGATGAATCTTGACGATTATATCAATGGTTACATTAATAACTGTGTCGAGGTAGTGCGAAAAAGGCATGGTTTAGAAAAGATTAATCTTTTAGGAATTTGTCAGGGAGGAGCTTTTAGTCTTTGTTATAGCGCTATTTACCCAGAAAAGGTTAAAAATCTCATTGTCATGGTTACTCCCGTAGATTTCCATATTCCTAATGCTTTTCTCAACATTCGTGGAGGCTGTAGTCTAGGTAAGGATGCTCTGGATGTAGATTTAATGGTGGATGCTTTGGGAAATATTCCCGGAGATTGGCTCAATTGGGAATTTTTAATGCTTAAACCCTATCAACTAGGCATTCAGAAATACGTTGATTTTTTCAACATTATGGAAAATAAGGAACAAATGCTCAACTTTTTACGGATGGAAAAATGGATCTTCGACAGCCCAGAACAGGTAGGGGAAGCTTACCGCCAGTTTCTCAAGGACTTTTATCAGGAAAACAAACTAATTCACAACGAGATCCAAATTGGCGATAAACGAGTGGATTTGGGACAGATACTTATGCCAGTGCTAAACTTATACGCCGAAAAAGATCATCTGGTACCACCGTTATCTTCCTTAGCCCTAGAAAAATATGTGGGTACTCAAGATTATACAACGCAATCGTTCCCTGTAGGACATATCGGAATGTATGTCAGTAGTAAGGTACAGCGAGACTTACCACAGATAATCGTAAATTGGATTAAGGCGCGATCGCTAAATTAA
- the phaE gene encoding class III poly(R)-hydroxyalkanoic acid synthase subunit PhaE: MNTQTTSWSEMANYLIDAWAMTGNQLGKNWFELMSVYGNGQVNQILKLSFAAWQEILSGQDWQDVLNKYTESLRIQLKQSFDKTYQTTQNTSQLWQLYLQEIQKLSQNWTVTMGSVVKPMSQTVQGTANPWIELNNLYWNLLYQSPFASLMQSPLFGPNREFNGKAFRAFEAWTNLYRGSSNYQLMLEDIQVRAFERVIAELVSLETKGKKVQDWQEFQQVGSRVADEVLEIELSKENNIKIRGDFLNALNAFRLSQLELLEIWLKTMNLPLRSEVDEVHQNIYHLRKEVKMLKQALAKYEQQEQLTSELFQEVQALKQALAKDSE; encoded by the coding sequence ATGAATACACAGACTACTAGCTGGAGTGAGATGGCAAACTATCTAATCGATGCTTGGGCAATGACGGGAAATCAGCTCGGAAAAAACTGGTTTGAGTTGATGAGTGTTTATGGAAATGGGCAAGTTAACCAGATTCTTAAACTTTCATTTGCCGCTTGGCAAGAAATATTATCTGGTCAAGACTGGCAAGATGTGCTAAACAAATATACAGAGTCCCTCAGGATTCAGTTAAAACAGTCTTTTGACAAAACCTACCAAACAACTCAAAATACATCTCAATTATGGCAGCTTTATCTGCAAGAGATCCAGAAACTAAGTCAAAATTGGACAGTTACGATGGGATCTGTTGTCAAACCAATGAGCCAAACGGTACAGGGAACTGCTAACCCTTGGATTGAGCTAAATAATCTATATTGGAATTTATTGTATCAATCCCCTTTTGCCAGTTTGATGCAGAGTCCTTTGTTTGGACCGAATCGTGAGTTCAATGGAAAAGCTTTTAGAGCTTTTGAAGCTTGGACTAATCTTTACCGGGGAAGTTCTAATTATCAGTTAATGCTGGAGGATATTCAGGTTCGGGCTTTTGAGCGAGTGATCGCTGAGTTAGTTTCTCTAGAGACAAAAGGTAAGAAAGTTCAAGATTGGCAAGAGTTTCAGCAGGTGGGTAGTCGTGTCGCTGACGAGGTGTTGGAGATAGAGTTAAGTAAGGAAAACAATATCAAAATTAGGGGTGATTTTCTCAACGCTCTTAATGCTTTTCGACTTTCTCAGCTAGAGTTGCTAGAAATATGGTTAAAAACAATGAATTTGCCCCTACGTAGTGAAGTAGATGAAGTTCATCAGAATATCTATCATCTGCGCAAAGAGGTAAAAATGCTCAAACAAGCTTTAGCTAAATATGAACAACAAGAGCAGTTAACCTCAGAGTTGTTTCAGGAGGTTCAAGCTCTTAAACAGGCTTTGGCTAAAGACTCAGAGTAG
- a CDS encoding SGNH/GDSL hydrolase family protein — protein MNYCMENYTSFVTSTVRIMPLGDSVTSGQHGPRTSTPGSYRIQLWDNFVSDRLRVDFVGSLSNGPQELGDKDHEGNGAYAIHGLNNLIIEESILSIHQPDIILLITGANDVIRNYSLNRMYTDLSNLIDTITTQLPNVELLVSSLTPLNPLIKGDRAANKARDFNNLIPDLVEDKAAEGKNVIYVNAGGSLSVEDLATDGIHPSASGYDELGDVWYQALLENSADILLNGVRVRADVSQETETLSFVEPETSVFASSKTYLPFENNQGIVGFENGSFDSESALPYLW, from the coding sequence ATGAATTATTGTATGGAAAATTACACCAGTTTCGTAACATCAACAGTTAGAATTATGCCACTGGGTGATTCGGTTACCTCAGGACAACACGGTCCAAGAACCTCGACTCCTGGCAGTTATAGAATTCAGTTATGGGATAATTTTGTAAGCGATCGGCTACGGGTCGATTTTGTCGGGTCCTTGTCCAATGGTCCACAGGAGTTAGGTGATAAAGATCATGAGGGGAATGGAGCGTATGCTATTCATGGCCTTAATAACCTAATTATTGAGGAATCAATCTTAAGTATCCATCAACCTGATATTATCCTGCTAATTACCGGCGCCAATGATGTCATCCGCAACTATTCTTTGAATAGGATGTACACAGACCTGAGTAATCTTATCGATACCATTACCACTCAATTACCCAACGTTGAACTTCTAGTTTCTTCCCTGACTCCTCTTAACCCTTTGATTAAAGGAGATAGAGCAGCAAATAAAGCCAGAGATTTTAACAATCTGATTCCCGATTTGGTCGAGGATAAAGCCGCTGAAGGAAAAAACGTAATCTACGTTAATGCAGGTGGTAGTCTCAGCGTGGAGGATCTGGCGACCGATGGAATCCATCCGAGCGCTTCTGGATACGATGAGCTGGGGGATGTTTGGTATCAAGCATTACTGGAAAATAGCGCCGATATATTACTCAATGGTGTCAGGGTTAGGGCTGATGTCTCACAGGAAACAGAGACTTTAAGCTTTGTTGAACCTGAGACAAGTGTTTTTGCTAGTAGTAAAACCTACTTACCCTTTGAGAATAACCAAGGTATAGTAGGATTTGAGAATGGTAGTTTCGATTCAGAATCGGCTCTCCCGTATTTGTGGTAA
- a CDS encoding hemolysin family protein → MSLVSFVLPKAIFLNFLALSEPRPLLGEVWLDIVVLLLMICLSAFFSGSETAITSFDNLKLRGLINKQGDPSGVYRLVLENRSRFITTLLLGNNLVNNFSAVLTSNLFTIWLGNAGLGIATAVVTVLVLIFGEITPKSLAITNTKAIFMASVRPVFWLSRFLSWFGIIYAFESVTHRIANLFQGKQVKSLNAGESLSDLLLMMELLTGRGQLDFYKHDLFNKALRLDELMARDLVKPRFAMRTISGSAKLTNLINLCLDTGYSRIPVQAETKDQIIGIVHLKRALRHLKDLSSEDADQVTVNEVMDPPPYVPETKRVGNLLREMLQQRLHMVIVIDEYGGTLGLITLEDVLEQLVGEIYDESDLSSITDFDRV, encoded by the coding sequence ATGTCGTTGGTTAGTTTTGTTTTGCCAAAAGCTATATTTTTGAACTTTTTAGCCCTGTCTGAACCTCGTCCTTTACTGGGAGAAGTGTGGTTAGATATTGTTGTTTTGCTCCTGATGATCTGTCTCTCTGCTTTCTTTTCTGGTTCAGAAACAGCGATCACTTCCTTTGATAATCTGAAACTAAGAGGTTTAATCAACAAACAGGGAGATCCCAGCGGAGTTTATCGACTAGTTTTAGAAAACCGCAGTAGATTTATTACTACTCTATTACTTGGTAACAATCTAGTTAATAACTTTTCTGCCGTTCTTACTAGTAATTTATTCACAATCTGGTTGGGTAACGCCGGTTTAGGGATAGCAACTGCGGTTGTCACTGTTTTGGTACTAATTTTTGGCGAAATCACCCCCAAATCTCTAGCGATTACCAACACAAAAGCTATTTTTATGGCTTCTGTGCGCCCTGTTTTTTGGTTATCTCGCTTTTTATCTTGGTTTGGCATTATTTATGCTTTTGAAAGTGTTACTCACAGGATTGCCAATTTATTCCAGGGTAAACAAGTAAAATCTCTAAATGCGGGAGAATCGTTGAGCGATTTACTCTTAATGATGGAATTATTAACCGGTAGAGGTCAACTGGATTTTTATAAACACGATTTATTTAACAAAGCACTGCGATTAGACGAGTTGATGGCTAGAGATTTAGTTAAACCGAGGTTCGCTATGCGTACCATCTCTGGCAGTGCTAAATTGACAAATTTGATAAATTTATGTCTAGATACCGGTTATTCTCGCATCCCAGTTCAAGCAGAAACTAAGGACCAGATTATTGGTATTGTACACCTGAAACGAGCTTTGAGACATCTCAAGGATTTATCATCAGAAGACGCTGATCAAGTAACAGTCAATGAGGTGATGGATCCTCCCCCCTACGTACCCGAAACTAAAAGAGTGGGTAATTTGCTACGGGAAATGTTGCAACAACGTCTACATATGGTTATTGTCATCGATGAATACGGGGGAACCTTGGGATTGATTACTCTAGAAGATGTTTTAGAGCAGTTGGTAGGAGAAATTTATGATGAAAGCGATTTATCCTCTATCACTGATTTCGACAGGGTTTAA
- a CDS encoding cobalamin-binding protein, with protein MSRGTSLKIVTLLPSATEIVASLGLIESLVGRSHECDYPPGVEDLPVCTRAKINSDRSSYQIDTDVKALFNNALSIYDLDIETLKQLQPTHIITQDQCELCAVSFSLVESAVKELLPSQPQVISLQPDTLSQVWQDIQRVGKALSINAQPTLNSLKARVEVISSYSQSLPSSQIPQVLALEWIDPLMVGGNWIPELIELAGGKPLFAQTGQPSRYLNWQEVEDNQPDIIVVMPCGFNLERNLVEIEVLKPNPAWQNLVAVQQNRVFLVDGNAYFNRPGPRLVDSLEILAQIFHPERFNFDLPHPLNKNGVHADKIKRLLF; from the coding sequence ATGTCTAGAGGAACATCTCTAAAAATTGTGACTTTACTCCCTTCGGCTACGGAAATAGTAGCATCTTTGGGTTTAATTGAATCCCTCGTTGGGCGTTCTCATGAGTGCGATTATCCCCCTGGAGTTGAAGATTTACCAGTTTGTACTAGAGCTAAAATTAATAGCGATCGCTCTAGTTATCAAATCGACACCGATGTCAAAGCTTTGTTTAATAATGCTTTAAGTATTTATGATCTAGATATAGAAACTCTTAAACAATTACAACCCACTCATATTATCACTCAAGATCAATGTGAGCTTTGCGCTGTCAGTTTTAGCCTAGTAGAAAGCGCAGTCAAAGAACTTTTACCCAGTCAACCCCAAGTTATTTCCTTACAACCCGATACCCTCTCTCAAGTTTGGCAAGATATTCAGAGAGTGGGAAAAGCTCTAAGTATTAATGCTCAACCCACCTTAAACTCTTTAAAAGCACGAGTAGAGGTGATTAGTAGTTACTCTCAATCTCTTCCCTCGAGTCAAATCCCTCAAGTACTAGCTCTAGAGTGGATAGATCCTTTAATGGTTGGAGGAAATTGGATCCCTGAATTAATAGAATTAGCCGGAGGAAAACCGCTTTTTGCCCAAACGGGACAACCCTCTCGTTATCTTAACTGGCAAGAAGTAGAGGATAATCAGCCTGATATTATAGTTGTTATGCCTTGTGGTTTTAACCTGGAGCGTAATTTGGTCGAAATCGAAGTCTTAAAGCCAAATCCCGCTTGGCAGAATTTAGTTGCAGTGCAGCAAAATCGGGTATTTTTAGTCGATGGTAACGCCTATTTTAATCGTCCCGGGCCTCGTTTGGTCGATTCTTTGGAAATTTTGGCGCAGATTTTCCATCCTGAGAGGTTTAATTTTGACCTACCCCACCCTCTCAACAAGAATGGGGTTCACGCAGATAAAATTAAGCGTCTGCTGTTCTAA
- a CDS encoding Uma2 family endonuclease — MLQASLQEDTLSLELPSSITLKVTEEQFQELAKANSNLRLERTTTGELIVNPPTGGESGKRNLDISTQLGNWVETHLELGEGFDSSTGFILPNGANRSPDASWVSRERWQSLTEIQRRGFVPLCPDFVIELRSDSDSLPKLQAKMAEYMTNGTKLGWLIDPLQKQVEIYRFSQEVEVLKNPSQLSGEDVLSGFVLILKRII, encoded by the coding sequence ATGTTACAAGCATCACTCCAAGAAGATACTCTGTCTTTAGAGCTACCCAGTTCAATTACTCTAAAAGTGACTGAAGAACAATTCCAGGAGTTAGCAAAAGCAAACAGTAACTTAAGATTAGAACGTACAACAACAGGAGAGTTAATTGTGAATCCTCCCACTGGAGGTGAATCGGGTAAACGCAATCTCGATATTAGCACCCAACTCGGTAACTGGGTTGAGACACACCTAGAATTAGGGGAGGGGTTTGACTCTTCTACCGGATTTATTCTACCCAATGGCGCTAATCGCTCTCCTGATGCTTCCTGGGTTAGCAGAGAACGTTGGCAATCTTTAACGGAAATACAACGCAGAGGTTTTGTACCTCTTTGTCCTGATTTTGTGATAGAGTTGCGATCCGACTCAGATAGTCTTCCTAAACTACAGGCTAAAATGGCAGAGTATATGACTAATGGAACTAAATTGGGGTGGTTGATCGACCCACTGCAAAAACAAGTAGAGATTTATCGTTTTAGTCAAGAGGTGGAAGTGTTGAAAAATCCTAGTCAACTTTCGGGAGAGGATGTCTTATCCGGGTTTGTTCTGATTTTAAAACGCATAATTTAA
- a CDS encoding SDR family oxidoreductase: MVSLGLENKVILVTGGSRGIGKATVELLDSLKAKVAYTYSNSADLTSKSLGIQVDVSDPKAMEQAAQQIENKLGPVYGVVANAGITRDNFYAKLTLEDWDAVINVNLKGVNHTIKPFISGMYERKEGSIVCLSSISGDRGNIGQTNYGATKAAVIGLVKCLAKEAARYSVRVNAIAPGFIDTSMIEAIPSKVKEKLIAEIPLGRFGKPEEIAWATAFLLSPVASSYMTGEVLRVNGALHT, from the coding sequence ATGGTATCTTTAGGACTAGAAAACAAAGTTATTTTAGTGACCGGAGGCAGTCGAGGTATTGGCAAAGCAACAGTAGAGTTGCTTGATAGTTTGAAAGCTAAAGTAGCTTACACCTATAGTAATAGTGCCGATCTTACTTCTAAGAGTTTGGGAATCCAAGTAGACGTATCTGACCCAAAAGCTATGGAACAAGCAGCCCAACAGATAGAAAACAAACTGGGACCCGTTTACGGAGTGGTAGCCAATGCAGGTATTACTAGAGATAACTTTTATGCCAAACTCACATTAGAAGATTGGGACGCAGTGATTAACGTCAATTTAAAGGGCGTTAACCACACCATCAAACCCTTTATTTCTGGAATGTATGAACGCAAAGAAGGATCGATTGTCTGTCTAAGCTCCATATCCGGTGACAGGGGAAACATTGGTCAAACTAATTACGGTGCTACCAAAGCCGCCGTGATCGGTTTGGTTAAATGTCTAGCTAAAGAAGCGGCTCGTTACAGCGTACGCGTTAACGCCATTGCTCCCGGATTCATCGATACCTCTATGATTGAAGCGATCCCCTCTAAAGTAAAAGAAAAACTTATCGCTGAGATTCCCTTGGGTCGTTTTGGCAAACCAGAAGAGATAGCTTGGGCAACTGCTTTTCTTCTCTCTCCAGTTGCTAGTAGCTACATGACGGGAGAAGTTTTACGTGTTAATGGAGCACTTCATACTTAA